The Paenibacillus macerans genome includes a window with the following:
- a CDS encoding IS110 family transposase translates to MQSTTKFVGLDVSKEKISVAIADASGETPRYYGSIPHTPAALRKLIKELGPAETLSFCYEAGPTGYETYRWITSMGAHCVVIAPSLIPKRPGDHVKTDRRDAEQLARLFRAGELTPVYVPEREDEALRELVRAREAAKEDAHRARQRILKFLLRHQIEPPATIKRRWTRKYRSWLEQLTFPYEPMQVAFDEMLHTLNEIEQRMGRLEKALVQQATVGSKATLIRVLQSLRGIGLLTAVTLAAEIGSFTRFRSPAQLMAYLGLVPRESSTGLSTRRGSMTKAGNGRLRRSLVESAWSYRHRPAVKGDLAKRLDGMPADIQLLSWKAQERLHYKYRHLIFGKNKHKNVAVGAVARELTGFIWAVARTVEQPVAN, encoded by the coding sequence ATGCAGTCTACCACAAAATTCGTCGGTTTAGATGTATCCAAAGAAAAAATTTCGGTTGCTATTGCAGATGCAAGCGGTGAAACTCCTCGCTATTACGGGAGCATTCCTCACACCCCGGCGGCGCTGCGCAAGCTGATCAAAGAACTGGGACCGGCCGAAACGCTATCGTTTTGTTATGAGGCAGGTCCGACAGGTTACGAAACCTATCGCTGGATCACCTCCATGGGAGCCCATTGCGTTGTCATTGCTCCGTCGCTTATTCCCAAACGCCCTGGCGATCACGTGAAGACGGATCGACGGGACGCCGAGCAGCTTGCCCGTCTGTTTCGTGCAGGAGAATTGACTCCTGTCTACGTCCCGGAGCGGGAAGACGAGGCTTTGCGGGAGTTGGTTCGCGCCCGGGAGGCCGCCAAAGAGGACGCGCATCGGGCACGCCAGCGGATATTGAAGTTCCTGCTCCGCCATCAAATCGAACCGCCGGCTACGATAAAGCGTCGTTGGACCCGGAAGTACCGTTCCTGGCTGGAGCAACTGACATTCCCTTATGAGCCCATGCAAGTAGCCTTCGACGAGATGCTCCATACCTTAAATGAGATCGAGCAGCGGATGGGGCGTTTGGAAAAAGCCTTGGTTCAGCAAGCCACGGTCGGCTCCAAGGCAACTCTGATTCGGGTGCTTCAGTCCCTGCGTGGGATTGGACTACTGACGGCCGTCACTCTAGCTGCTGAGATCGGTTCATTTACTCGCTTCCGCTCCCCGGCCCAACTCATGGCGTATTTAGGGTTGGTTCCTCGTGAGAGTTCAACCGGCCTGAGTACTCGGCGCGGAAGTATGACCAAAGCCGGTAACGGGCGCTTGCGCCGATCCTTGGTGGAATCCGCCTGGAGCTACCGTCATCGGCCTGCGGTGAAAGGAGATCTCGCCAAGCGTTTGGATGGCATGCCGGCCGATATACAACTGTTGTCGTGGAAAGCGCAAGAAAGATTGCATTACAAATACCGTCATCTCATTTTTGGAAAGAACAAACACAAAAATGTGGCCGTAGGCGCGGTGGCCAGGGAGCTAACCGGGTTCATATGGGCTGTTGCTCGAACGGTGGAACAACCGGTGGCTAACTAA